A region of Streptomyces cinnamoneus DNA encodes the following proteins:
- a CDS encoding DUF4328 domain-containing protein, producing MPAAPPAYPYPGVPGGMPVGGVDLRRGVRVALIVMLSLMLPVTLLVMAARFAQADALETILDHGPLFLDRGKVEDADDFYAVAILLYFLTLAATATLWAVWFRRTRVNAEVFAPGTHRFGTGWAAGAWFTPVVNFWFPKQIANDIYRASSPTGPQNVRKGLLNAWWVLWIAATACNVVSSALYSVATNRNTYDGSDWHDNVSALKSSVNLSGLAFLLYFVAALLAILVVRQLTKMQEQRAAMGPQPMAPMGGMPYGAPAAPGFPPAPPYGAPYPPHGQPQNPFGSGPAAY from the coding sequence ATGCCGGCCGCGCCGCCGGCGTACCCGTACCCCGGCGTGCCGGGCGGGATGCCGGTCGGCGGGGTGGACCTGCGCCGCGGCGTGCGGGTGGCACTGATCGTGATGCTGTCGCTGATGCTGCCGGTCACGCTGCTGGTGATGGCGGCGCGCTTCGCGCAGGCCGACGCCCTGGAGACGATCCTGGACCACGGTCCCCTCTTCCTCGACCGGGGCAAGGTCGAGGACGCCGACGACTTCTACGCCGTCGCCATCCTGCTGTACTTCCTCACGCTCGCCGCCACGGCGACGCTGTGGGCCGTCTGGTTCCGCCGCACGCGCGTCAACGCCGAGGTCTTCGCGCCCGGTACGCACCGCTTCGGCACCGGCTGGGCGGCGGGTGCCTGGTTCACGCCGGTGGTCAACTTCTGGTTCCCCAAGCAGATCGCCAACGACATCTACCGCGCGAGCTCCCCGACGGGTCCGCAGAACGTGCGCAAGGGCCTGCTCAACGCCTGGTGGGTGCTGTGGATCGCGGCGACCGCGTGCAACGTCGTGTCGTCCGCGCTCTACTCCGTCGCGACCAACCGGAACACCTACGACGGCTCCGACTGGCACGACAACGTCTCCGCGCTCAAGAGCTCGGTGAACCTGAGCGGCCTGGCGTTCCTGCTGTACTTCGTCGCCGCGCTGCTGGCGATCCTGGTGGTCCGGCAGCTGACGAAGATGCAGGAGCAGCGCGCCGCGATGGGGCCGCAGCCCATGGCCCCCATGGGCGGCATGCCCTACGGCGCCCCGGCCGCGCCGGGCTTCCCGCCCGCTCCGCCCTACGGTGCCCCGTACCCTCCCCACGGCCAGCCGCAGAATCCATTCGGCAGCGGCCCGGCGGCCTACTGA